From Weissella confusa, a single genomic window includes:
- the murD gene encoding UDP-N-acetylmuramoyl-L-alanine--D-glutamate ligase produces the protein MSKHVLVIGFARSGAAVASLLLNEGAQVTVSDPKLDLTDERVVALQAQGVVFTTEQTDELLADVDLIVKNPGIPYRIPVLAAAQEAGIPIFVEVAMAQRYIKGTWIALTGSNGKTTTTEMIAAVLRTQADDEHAVVVAGNIGTPVSEVAPTLRATDTLVTELSSFQLMGMPTAKPNIAIITNIFASHLDYHGTRENYVAAKMGITKNQTADDFLVINVDREEWVELSKQTAATVVPVSRQNVSQEGAYELDGTLYFRGEAIMQANQLGVPGDHNVENALVAIAVGKLMNVPSNQIAMTLRQFGGVEHRLQYVGTFEGRQVYNDSKATDIEATEMALSGFKAPVVLLAGGLDRGDDQMRLLEAMKPHVKALVVFGQTADKVAAVGEALGIEVVHAEDAPHAVEPAFELSEPGDIILLSPAAASWDQFPNFETRGDLFVAAVKAHSEGK, from the coding sequence ATGAGTAAGCATGTTTTGGTAATTGGCTTTGCACGTTCTGGGGCAGCCGTTGCGTCTTTGTTGTTGAACGAAGGTGCGCAAGTGACAGTTTCAGACCCAAAATTGGATTTGACGGATGAACGCGTGGTTGCTTTGCAAGCACAAGGTGTTGTATTCACAACGGAACAAACTGATGAGTTGCTAGCTGACGTCGACCTAATTGTTAAGAATCCTGGAATTCCATATCGTATTCCAGTTTTGGCCGCAGCGCAGGAAGCTGGTATTCCAATTTTCGTTGAAGTTGCAATGGCGCAACGTTACATCAAGGGAACTTGGATTGCATTAACGGGTTCAAATGGTAAGACAACCACGACTGAGATGATTGCAGCTGTGCTACGTACGCAAGCAGACGACGAGCATGCAGTTGTTGTTGCCGGAAATATTGGGACGCCAGTGAGTGAGGTTGCCCCAACATTGCGCGCGACCGATACACTTGTCACAGAGCTCTCATCATTCCAATTGATGGGGATGCCAACGGCTAAGCCAAATATTGCGATAATCACAAACATTTTCGCATCTCACTTGGATTACCACGGCACACGCGAAAACTATGTCGCCGCTAAGATGGGGATCACAAAGAATCAAACGGCCGATGATTTCTTGGTTATCAATGTTGACCGCGAAGAATGGGTTGAATTGTCAAAGCAAACTGCAGCGACAGTTGTCCCAGTTTCACGTCAAAACGTGAGTCAAGAAGGTGCTTACGAACTAGATGGTACGTTGTACTTCCGTGGTGAAGCTATCATGCAAGCTAACCAACTCGGCGTACCAGGCGATCACAACGTCGAAAACGCGTTGGTTGCGATTGCTGTTGGTAAGTTGATGAATGTGCCAAGCAATCAAATTGCGATGACATTGCGTCAATTTGGTGGTGTTGAGCACCGTTTGCAATATGTTGGCACGTTTGAAGGACGTCAAGTCTATAACGATTCAAAGGCGACTGATATTGAGGCAACGGAAATGGCGCTATCAGGATTTAAGGCGCCCGTTGTTTTGCTAGCTGGTGGTCTAGATCGTGGTGACGACCAAATGCGTTTGCTTGAAGCGATGAAGCCACACGTAAAGGCTTTGGTTGTCTTTGGTCAAACGGCGGATAAGGTTGCAGCAGTCGGTGAGGCGCTTGGTATTGAAGTGGTTCATGCTGAAGATGCGCCTCATGCGGTTGAACCGGCTTTCGAATTGAGTGAGCCAGGTGACATTATTTTGCTATCACCAGCTGCAGCATCATGGGATCAATTCCCTAATTTCGAAACACGTGGTGATTTGTTCGTGGCAGCTGTTAAGGCTCACAGCGAAGGAAAGTAG
- a CDS encoding 16S rRNA (uracil(1498)-N(3))-methyltransferase, producing MQRYFLTEAPAGQEFVLPEDVQHHLMTVLRGKEGTQAEFVYPDQQTMVVAEVIQVADETTTMRVVEEVATDVELPVEATIILGLAKGDKPELVVQKATELGVHHVIIVETDWSVVHWGMKADKKLARLQKIAQGAAEQSHRLRVPDVTYVEKLRDLVLPDDMVKIVAWEESAKQGETAQLVAQFSRLNAGDKIAFLVGPEGGLKESELDLLTKTFGFVPAGLGPRILRAETAPLYALSALSYALELAR from the coding sequence CAAGAATTTGTTTTGCCAGAAGATGTGCAACATCATTTAATGACCGTCCTTCGTGGTAAGGAAGGGACGCAGGCAGAATTTGTGTATCCTGATCAACAAACCATGGTGGTGGCTGAAGTAATTCAGGTTGCTGATGAAACGACGACAATGCGCGTGGTTGAAGAAGTGGCCACTGATGTTGAATTGCCAGTGGAGGCCACAATCATTCTTGGCCTTGCTAAGGGTGATAAGCCTGAATTGGTTGTGCAAAAAGCGACAGAATTAGGCGTTCACCATGTGATTATCGTAGAGACGGATTGGTCGGTTGTGCATTGGGGCATGAAGGCCGATAAGAAGCTTGCGCGATTGCAGAAGATTGCCCAAGGGGCTGCTGAACAATCGCACCGCTTACGTGTGCCAGATGTGACGTATGTTGAAAAACTACGTGATTTGGTGTTGCCGGATGATATGGTTAAGATTGTTGCCTGGGAAGAGAGCGCCAAACAGGGTGAAACAGCGCAACTGGTTGCGCAGTTCAGTCGTTTGAATGCGGGTGACAAAATTGCCTTTTTGGTTGGACCTGAAGGTGGTTTAAAGGAAAGTGAGTTAGACTTACTAACGAAGACGTTTGGCTTTGTGCCAGCAGGACTGGGTCCACGTATTTTACGGGCTGAGACTGCACCACTTTATGCGCTAAGTGCACTAAGCTATGCACTTGAGTTAGCACGTTAG
- the ftsL gene encoding cell division protein FtsL: MDAMPNYTHTTSPRKVNQPQQRPSVRVVKRKLEKPGFNAIDIAFCVATAFVVVFMAMVVVHTSNRAATANSQLATTSASLEKVRNQNNDLKQEVSDLTSPSRLNDVAAKNGLTLQNQNIRNVK; this comes from the coding sequence ATGGATGCAATGCCAAACTACACGCACACAACGTCACCGCGCAAAGTTAATCAACCACAACAACGCCCAAGCGTTCGTGTGGTTAAGCGTAAGCTAGAAAAGCCTGGCTTTAACGCCATTGATATCGCCTTTTGCGTAGCAACTGCGTTTGTTGTTGTCTTCATGGCGATGGTTGTCGTACACACGTCAAATCGCGCAGCAACAGCAAACTCACAATTGGCGACAACGTCAGCTTCCCTTGAAAAGGTACGCAATCAAAACAATGATTTGAAGCAAGAAGTGAGTGATTTGACGAGCCCAAGTCGTTTGAACGATGTTGCGGCTAAGAACGGATTGACGCTTCAAAACCAAAACATAAGGAACGTGAAGTAG
- a CDS encoding penicillin-binding protein, whose product MLLILVVLGVRFSYVAITKDVKGHKLNEAAQQVYRSQNAVQPKRGEIFDSVGNVLAENATTYTLAAVIDDTQKTSKGKPAYVAPSQDEKVAKQLAGILGGNPKTYVETLKKGRANKLKQVQFGSRGLKLDSQTYKKINKLKIPGITFTNSASRFYPNGVFASNVIGYTSEKTDDKTGAQSIVGLMGIEQKYNKQLTGKKGVKTTSVDDTDSSVSKKDQSAKNGYDIYTTINTKLQTTLEEKMQNLYDDMKPKSALAIVLDTKTGNIVATTQRPSFNATTGEGIGDYWTNEISGSVYEPGSVMKGITLAAAIDTGNWVGDAYYQSGTLKIGDKSVTDWNNGQGWGTITYARGIAESSNVAMALTEQKMGAETWHKYINKFRFLKSTDSDLPGEETGLMQFKYPIEQANTSYGQAISVTPLQMVQAYTAIAGNGEEIKPNLVEKVVDPNTKKVIYQAKRKVVAKPIKKSTAEATRKQLEDVIYSEYGLGQAYAIPDVRTTGKSGTAQIATSTGYSSPGDNTHEIHSWMGMAPSDDPRYLMYIVTKEPQQNTQNIATDMSNMFVTVMQQALTMSDSDNKVVVSEDQQVAVPTVVGGSTNEAEKEVAAANLTPVVMGDGDTIKKQTPAGAQKSLTNQRVFLNTGENIAVPNMHGWSKSDVLAWAKLADIKPIIKGDGFVATQSITPDTQLADGYHEITVEFKNAKAE is encoded by the coding sequence ATGTTGCTGATTTTGGTTGTGTTGGGGGTCCGTTTTTCTTATGTTGCCATTACAAAGGACGTGAAGGGGCATAAGTTAAACGAAGCCGCTCAACAAGTTTACCGAAGTCAGAATGCAGTTCAGCCCAAGCGTGGCGAAATATTTGACTCAGTCGGGAATGTGTTGGCTGAGAATGCAACAACCTACACATTGGCGGCAGTGATTGACGATACGCAAAAAACAAGTAAAGGCAAGCCAGCCTACGTTGCGCCAAGCCAAGATGAGAAGGTCGCTAAGCAATTGGCTGGCATCTTGGGTGGTAATCCGAAGACTTATGTGGAGACCTTGAAAAAAGGTCGGGCTAACAAGTTGAAGCAGGTGCAATTTGGTTCACGTGGACTAAAACTAGATTCCCAGACATATAAGAAAATCAATAAATTGAAGATACCGGGTATCACCTTTACGAATAGTGCGTCACGTTTCTATCCAAACGGTGTTTTTGCGTCAAATGTCATCGGTTATACGAGTGAAAAGACTGATGACAAGACTGGTGCACAAAGCATTGTTGGTCTGATGGGAATCGAACAAAAGTACAACAAACAACTCACTGGTAAGAAGGGTGTGAAGACAACTTCGGTCGATGATACAGATTCGAGTGTCTCAAAGAAAGACCAATCTGCAAAAAACGGGTATGATATTTATACAACCATAAATACAAAGTTGCAGACAACGCTCGAAGAGAAGATGCAAAATTTGTATGATGATATGAAGCCTAAGTCAGCGCTGGCGATTGTACTTGATACGAAGACGGGTAATATCGTTGCAACAACGCAACGCCCTTCATTTAATGCAACCACTGGTGAAGGTATCGGTGATTACTGGACAAACGAAATTTCAGGTTCTGTTTATGAGCCGGGATCAGTTATGAAGGGGATCACGCTGGCAGCAGCAATCGATACTGGTAACTGGGTTGGTGATGCGTATTATCAATCTGGAACCTTGAAAATCGGTGATAAGAGCGTTACTGATTGGAACAATGGTCAAGGTTGGGGAACGATTACGTATGCACGTGGAATAGCCGAGTCTTCAAACGTTGCGATGGCGTTGACCGAGCAAAAGATGGGTGCTGAAACTTGGCACAAGTACATTAATAAATTCCGCTTCTTGAAGTCAACGGATTCGGATTTGCCAGGTGAAGAAACTGGTTTGATGCAGTTTAAGTATCCAATTGAACAAGCGAACACATCTTATGGACAGGCCATTTCGGTAACGCCTTTGCAAATGGTTCAAGCCTATACAGCAATCGCTGGAAATGGTGAGGAAATCAAGCCGAACCTTGTTGAAAAGGTCGTTGATCCAAATACCAAGAAGGTGATTTACCAGGCCAAGCGTAAGGTTGTTGCAAAGCCAATTAAGAAATCAACGGCTGAGGCAACGCGTAAGCAATTGGAAGATGTTATTTACTCTGAGTACGGTTTGGGTCAAGCTTATGCGATCCCAGATGTTCGTACGACGGGTAAGTCTGGAACGGCACAAATCGCGACTTCGACAGGTTATTCATCACCAGGCGACAATACCCACGAAATCCATTCATGGATGGGAATGGCGCCATCTGATGATCCACGATACTTGATGTACATTGTGACGAAGGAACCACAGCAGAACACGCAAAATATTGCGACGGATATGTCCAATATGTTCGTGACGGTGATGCAACAAGCACTAACGATGTCGGATTCTGACAATAAAGTTGTTGTCAGTGAAGACCAACAAGTGGCTGTCCCAACGGTTGTTGGTGGATCAACCAATGAGGCAGAAAAAGAAGTTGCGGCAGCTAATTTGACACCAGTTGTAATGGGTGACGGAGATACAATCAAGAAACAGACACCAGCAGGTGCGCAAAAGTCTTTGACGAATCAACGTGTCTTCTTGAACACTGGTGAAAATATTGCGGTGCCAAATATGCACGGATGGTCGAAGAGTGATGTGCTAGCTTGGGCAAAGTTGGCTGATATCAAGCCAATTATTAAGGGTGATGGCTTTGTGGCAACACAATCAATTACGCCTGATACCCAGTTGGCAGATGGCTATCATGAAATAACGGTTGAGTTTAAAAACGCGAAAGCGGAATAA
- the mraZ gene encoding division/cell wall cluster transcriptional repressor MraZ — MFMGTYQHTLDTKNRLIIPAKFRNQLGESFVITRWMDHSLRAYTMQGWEDFSTKINALPETNAKARQFKRFVFGGATEVEFDKQGRVNLSPTLREYANIDKDVTVFGLGDDTFELWSAEKWQAYEEETAENFDDIADGLEDLGF; from the coding sequence ATGTTCATGGGAACTTACCAACACACGTTGGATACTAAGAACCGGTTGATTATCCCCGCAAAATTCCGCAATCAGTTGGGTGAATCGTTTGTGATTACACGCTGGATGGATCACTCATTGCGTGCCTACACGATGCAAGGCTGGGAAGATTTTTCAACTAAGATTAATGCATTGCCAGAAACGAATGCCAAGGCGCGTCAATTTAAGCGTTTTGTCTTCGGTGGTGCGACAGAAGTTGAATTCGACAAGCAAGGGCGTGTGAACCTATCACCAACCTTGCGTGAATACGCAAATATCGATAAGGATGTCACGGTCTTCGGTTTGGGTGATGATACATTCGAACTTTGGAGTGCCGAGAAGTGGCAAGCTTACGAAGAAGAAACTGCAGAGAATTTTGATGATATTGCTGATGGATTGGAAGACTTGGGCTTCTAA
- the mraY gene encoding phospho-N-acetylmuramoyl-pentapeptide-transferase: MSTLLLGLLVGLIATIIVVPRLRNWFKKIKVQQLVMRTGENGPDHAAKAGTPTMGGAGFIPVVIIGFIILAFATGANASTGWATLIAIIVFALVGAFDDSIKVFNHRDEGLRFLPKLFSQIAAALLAVAVLFLGHFDFTLDLPFNLGSINSIIVYTLFTIFWLVGWSNATNLTDGLDGLASGTAIIAYVAYLIIAFVQGDMTMVLLDALMIGALLGFLVFNHYPASIFMGDTGSLALGAGLAMNSLVLHHEWSLLLIGFVFMVETLTVMIQVTSYHFFKKRIFLMTPIHHSFEKGGLTGNTDKPWNEWQVDTFFWAVGLIAAVLYLVIFK, encoded by the coding sequence ATGTCGACTTTGTTACTCGGACTATTGGTGGGGTTGATTGCAACAATCATCGTAGTACCGCGTTTGAGAAATTGGTTTAAGAAAATTAAGGTGCAACAATTGGTGATGCGTACTGGTGAAAATGGGCCAGATCACGCCGCTAAGGCAGGAACACCTACGATGGGTGGGGCAGGATTTATTCCGGTTGTGATTATCGGTTTCATCATCTTGGCCTTTGCGACAGGCGCTAACGCCTCAACAGGTTGGGCAACGTTGATTGCCATTATTGTGTTTGCGTTGGTTGGTGCCTTTGATGACAGTATCAAGGTCTTTAATCACCGTGATGAAGGACTTCGTTTCTTGCCAAAGCTATTTTCACAAATTGCTGCTGCATTGCTAGCGGTTGCGGTGCTATTCTTGGGCCACTTTGACTTCACGTTGGATTTGCCATTTAACTTGGGTAGCATCAACAGCATCATCGTTTACACGTTGTTCACGATTTTCTGGCTTGTGGGTTGGTCAAATGCCACGAACTTGACGGATGGTTTGGACGGCTTGGCATCTGGTACAGCGATTATCGCTTACGTTGCATACTTGATTATCGCGTTCGTTCAAGGTGACATGACGATGGTCTTGTTGGATGCCTTGATGATTGGGGCATTGCTTGGATTCTTGGTCTTTAACCACTATCCAGCATCAATCTTCATGGGTGATACCGGATCATTGGCGTTGGGTGCCGGCTTGGCGATGAACTCACTTGTCTTGCACCATGAGTGGTCATTGTTGTTGATTGGTTTCGTCTTCATGGTCGAAACGTTGACGGTTATGATTCAAGTCACAAGCTATCACTTCTTCAAGAAGCGTATTTTCTTGATGACACCAATTCACCACAGTTTTGAAAAGGGTGGTTTGACTGGTAACACAGATAAGCCATGGAATGAGTGGCAAGTTGATACATTCTTCTGGGCAGTCGGATTGATTGCTGCGGTTTTGTACCTTGTGATTTTTAAGTAA
- the rsmH gene encoding 16S rRNA (cytosine(1402)-N(4))-methyltransferase RsmH, with amino-acid sequence MTEFNHVTVLLNEAIDNLNVKPDGTYVDATLGGGGHSQLLASRLTTGKLWSFDQDITAINYNKEHLATELAEGKVAFIQNNFRNLRDALAEVGVTEIDGIVYDLGVSSPQFDDGQRGFSYNYDAPLDMRMNQSQELTARTVVNEWDFHDLLRILSRYGEEKFAKQIARAIERQREIQPIETTFELVEVIKSAIPAAARRTGGHPAKRSFQAIRIAVNDELGVVEESLAQALDMLKVGGRISVITFHSLEDRLVKTMFKEKTAVPELPAGLPIIPDEMQPDYKLVTRKPILPSEEEMANNHRAHSAKLRVIERLR; translated from the coding sequence ATGACGGAGTTCAATCACGTAACCGTATTGCTTAACGAAGCAATTGATAATTTAAATGTTAAGCCAGACGGAACATATGTTGATGCAACGTTGGGTGGCGGTGGTCATTCACAGTTGTTGGCAAGTCGTTTGACAACCGGAAAGCTTTGGTCATTTGATCAAGACATCACGGCAATTAACTACAATAAAGAACATTTGGCTACTGAGTTGGCTGAAGGTAAGGTTGCCTTCATTCAAAACAACTTCCGCAACTTGCGTGACGCACTTGCTGAGGTTGGAGTCACTGAAATTGATGGTATCGTTTACGATTTGGGTGTGTCATCACCACAATTCGACGACGGACAACGTGGTTTTTCATATAACTATGATGCACCACTTGATATGCGCATGAATCAATCACAAGAATTGACAGCGCGTACGGTAGTTAACGAGTGGGATTTCCACGACTTGCTACGAATCTTGTCACGTTACGGTGAAGAAAAGTTCGCTAAGCAAATCGCACGTGCGATTGAGCGACAACGTGAAATTCAACCAATTGAGACGACATTTGAATTAGTTGAAGTCATCAAGTCAGCAATTCCTGCAGCGGCTCGTCGAACGGGTGGTCATCCGGCCAAGCGTTCATTCCAAGCTATTCGAATTGCCGTGAATGATGAATTGGGAGTGGTCGAAGAATCACTCGCACAAGCTTTGGATATGTTGAAGGTTGGTGGTCGCATTTCGGTCATCACTTTCCATTCACTTGAAGATCGCCTTGTTAAGACGATGTTTAAGGAAAAGACGGCAGTTCCTGAATTGCCAGCTGGCTTGCCAATCATTCCGGATGAGATGCAACCTGATTATAAACTCGTGACGCGTAAGCCAATCTTACCTTCAGAAGAAGAAATGGCTAACAATCACCGCGCTCATTCAGCGAAGTTGCGCGTCATCGAACGACTACGATAG